A region from the Benincasa hispida cultivar B227 chromosome 10, ASM972705v1, whole genome shotgun sequence genome encodes:
- the LOC120089321 gene encoding putative pectinesterase 63 gives MKYCIDALGLTRLVIFLAAFAAIFAVSPPVPAEKSQLEGWFSENVKPFADCKAELDPALVAAEENATVVKVRADGSGDFKTVTEAINSVPAGNTRRVVIWIGEGVYKEKLKIDRNKPFVTLYGSPNNMPNLTFDGDAAKYGTVYSATLIVESDYFVAANLVIENSSPRPDGIRKGAQALAARLMGTKAAIYNCKFIGFQDTLCDDEGLHLYKDCFIQGTVDFIFGKGTSLYLNSRLDVVGDGGLAVITAHSREEESDSSGYSFAHCSITGTGGKNTYLGRAWMPRSRVVFAYTTMADIIHAEGWNDMNHSGYDATVLFGEYKCSGPGAELSGRVKYSKQLSDVEVKPFISLGYLQSEKWLLPPPNPQV, from the exons atgaaatattgcATTGATGCCCTCGGGCTTACAAGACTGGTAATTTTTCTAGCAGCTTTTGCAGCCATCTTCGCCGTATCGCCGCCGGTTCCGGCCGAAAAGTCGCAATTAGAGGGCTGGTTTTCGGAAAATGTGAAGCCGTTTGCCGATTGTAAGGCGGAACTTGATCCGGCGCTTGTGGCTGCAGAAGAAAACGCCACCGTGGTTAAAGTAAGGGCCGACGGAAGTGGAGATTTCAAGACTGTCACCGAAGCCATTAACAGCGTGCCAGCTGGCAACACCAGACGTGTAGTGATTTGGATTGGAGAAGGAGTTTATAAAGAGAAGCTTAAGATTGATAGAAATAAGCCTTTTGTTACTCTTTATGGGTCTCCTAATAATATGCCTAATTTGACATTTGATGGTGATGCTGCCAAATACGGCACCGTTTATAGTGCTACCTTGATTGTTGAGTCTGATTATTTCGTTGCGGCCAATCTCGTCATCGAG AATTCATCCCCAAGGCCAGATGGGATAAGAAAAGGAGCACAAGCATTAGCAGCTAGACTGATGGGCACAAAAGCCGCAATTTACAATTGCAAATTCATTGGATTTCAAGACACCCTTTGCGATGACGAAGGTTTACATCTCTACAAAGATTGCTTCATTCAGGGCACCGTCGACTTCATTTTTGGAAAGGGAACTTCCCTTTATTTG AACTCTCGGTTAGATGTGGTGGGAGACGGAGGATTGGCAGTGATCACAGCCCATTCAAGAGAAGAAGAATCAGACAGCAGTGGATATTCGTTTGCGCATTGTAGCATTACAGGAACTGGCGGCAAAAACACTTATTTGGGAAGAGCTTGGATGCCTAGATCTAGAGTTGTCTTTGCCTATACAACAATGGCTGATATCATTCATGCTGAGGGCTGGAACGACATGAACCATTCCGGTTACGACGC tacGGTTTTGTTTGGAGAATACAAGTGTTCAGGGCCGGGAGCAGAGCTGAGCGGACGGGTAAAATACAGCAAGCAATTGAGTGACGTAGAAGTGAAGCCGTTCATTAGTCTTGGTTACTTGCAGAGCGAGAAGTGGTTGCTTCCTCCTCCCAATCCTCAAGTTTAG